Part of the Streptomyces sp. NBC_01353 genome, CAGCGCGGAGGTCATGGCCCCATCCTGCCCGTGCACGACAACACACGCAACGGGCGTTGCGCACAGTGCAACGCCCAACGCCCGTCGAGTACTCGTCGACCGCTCGGCCCGCGACGCCACATGCGCCCGAGCACCCCACTCCGGGGTCGTGCGGGCACTGCTAGTGGATCTCCTCCACGAGGACGTCGAGGGCCCCCGCCTTCCCCTCCTCCACCACGTACTTAAGGTCCCGCAGCGCCTCCACCAGCTCCACCGGGTCCTTCGGCGCCGCACCCGCCTCGAGGAGGCTGCGCACGATCCGCCCCTTCGTCGCCTTGTTGAAGTGGCTGACCACCTTGCGGGTCGGCGCGTGCAGCACCCGCACCGTCGCCGTCCGCACCGCCACCTCGCCCTTCGGCTTCCACGCCGAGGTGTACGCAGAGGACCGCAGATCCAGAACCAGTCCGTCGCCCGCCGCCTCCGGCAGCACGGTCGCCATCGCACCCCGCCAGTGCGCACCCAGCGCCCCGAGACCCGGCAGCTTCACGCCCATGGAGCAGCGGTACGACGGAATCCGGTCGTCCACGCGCACCGCGCCCCACAGCCCCGAGAACACCAGGAGCGAGGCCCGCGCCCGCTTCCGCGCCGCCGCGTCCAGCGTGGCCAGGCCAAGCGCGTCGTACAGCACCCCCGTGTAGATCTCGCCGGCCGGACGCGCACCCGCCGTCCGCAGCTCCGTGTTCTTGGCGATCTCGCCGCGCAGCCCCTCGCTCAGCCCGAGCACCTCGCGCGCCTTCTCCTCGTCGGCGACGCACAGCTCGACCAGCTCGTCCAGGACCGCCGCCCGCGCCCCGGCCAGGCCCGGCAGCGACAGGGACTCCGGCTTGAGCGGCGCCCCACGCCCCGAAGCGGCCTTACCCTCCGACGGCGGCAACAGCACGAGCACGGTGGTTCTCCTTCGTACGTACGGGGCTGGGGGTGCGGCCCCAGAACGTTCAGCCTACAAAGTGCCGGGCCAGGTCCCCCGCCATACGCTCGGTCCATGCCACGCCGCCACATTCACGTGACCGGCGCAGCCGAGGACCTGCGGGCCGCGCTGCGCGCACTGAGAACCCGGATGCAGGTCCCGGCAGAGTTCCCGCCGGCGGTCCTCGCCGAGGCGGAGGCGGCCGCGGCGTCCCCGCGGCTGCCGGACCACGA contains:
- the yaaA gene encoding peroxide stress protein YaaA, coding for MLVLLPPSEGKAASGRGAPLKPESLSLPGLAGARAAVLDELVELCVADEEKAREVLGLSEGLRGEIAKNTELRTAGARPAGEIYTGVLYDALGLATLDAAARKRARASLLVFSGLWGAVRVDDRIPSYRCSMGVKLPGLGALGAHWRGAMATVLPEAAGDGLVLDLRSSAYTSAWKPKGEVAVRTATVRVLHAPTRKVVSHFNKATKGRIVRSLLEAGAAPKDPVELVEALRDLKYVVEEGKAGALDVLVEEIH